The Cohnella abietis genome has a segment encoding these proteins:
- a CDS encoding DUF6141 family protein: MINQNKVIYREIQRPRQLWLWLLILLITILMWYGFIQQIIIGVPFGDKPAPDAVFVALWFVFGIVFPIFMLKIKLIIEVRDDGLYIRFMPFHIRYKQFLHKDIEHYESIIYSSFERFGGWGIRTNLKGETAYNMNGKQGLEFKLRNQTVVIGTQKPKELQRAMDSLDKS, translated from the coding sequence ATCATAAATCAAAATAAAGTGATTTATAGAGAAATTCAAAGACCACGACAGCTTTGGTTGTGGCTGTTGATCTTACTGATTACTATTTTGATGTGGTATGGCTTTATTCAACAAATTATTATCGGGGTTCCATTCGGGGATAAACCTGCTCCAGATGCGGTTTTTGTTGCTCTTTGGTTTGTTTTTGGAATTGTTTTTCCGATTTTTATGCTTAAGATAAAACTGATAATAGAAGTTCGTGATGATGGTCTTTATATTCGATTTATGCCTTTTCACATTCGATATAAGCAGTTTTTACATAAGGATATAGAACACTATGAATCTATCATTTACAGTTCATTCGAACGCTTTGGTGGTTGGGGGATTCGTACAAACCTAAAGGGAGAAACGGCTTATAATATGAATGGTAAACAAGGATTGGAGTTTAAATTAAGAAACCAAACTGTGGTGATTGGTACTCAAAAACCAAAAGAGCTACAAAGGGCAATGGATTCTTTAGATAAGTCCTAG
- a CDS encoding cyclic nucleotide-binding domain-containing protein: MSFEVAIDFLRDHSLLHGIPENELQIAASSIETVSFADGEPLLIEGDTSDDCFFIMSGKVQVSSRNLVGKTLLLAELGSGSLVGEMGLLHNERRTARVTAIGDVVALRMEREAFELLADRSPLFYESILLTVRIRMIHRMLRSASIWSAIPDAELRGLAEITLIRKVTKSDLLVAKGSLVDQFFMITKGRVEIHGSKKQKSFLREGDFFGETGLLTDTSSEVEIVASEDSELLVMGKSEFQYVLNYYAPVRKQFLEIVRIRTPHLLSKVALEYRDEIIEEEQKPVPPKAKERWVDILLWLGGGFVVLSIIALFLQSNWLNIAALIVGGIVGPVTFVSFIRSHQLLGFSQARLGLVFLLSAIIAVPLAWFLERIWLFDVGVSHFDFAHFRLPLSVSVIEESAKLLVCIALVRTKQMHFLMDAVVFGAAAGMGFAAIESVIYGWSHLEGASSVGMFSVLWIRALLSPFGHGTWTAIAAAAIWFGTSASRSKGLNKASSWSKVWRAAALLTLVILLHAMWDFRFTNGLAKMGMMVSVGIVGLTLLYFLIRAGRREELHALTTLNPYVQESLRFIDPEEKAADELRCDSCGTVSPKETRYCARCGHALRMK, from the coding sequence ATGTCCTTCGAAGTCGCTATCGATTTTTTGCGTGATCATTCTCTACTACATGGGATACCTGAAAATGAGCTGCAGATTGCAGCAAGCTCGATTGAAACGGTCAGTTTCGCGGATGGAGAGCCACTTCTAATTGAAGGAGACACCTCCGATGACTGTTTCTTTATTATGAGCGGTAAGGTACAGGTGTCTTCGCGAAATTTGGTCGGTAAGACTCTCTTGCTGGCGGAGTTGGGCTCGGGGTCCCTTGTCGGAGAAATGGGATTGCTGCATAACGAACGAAGGACGGCGCGAGTAACGGCAATCGGGGATGTAGTGGCTCTTCGCATGGAGCGCGAAGCTTTCGAGCTTTTAGCAGATCGCAGCCCACTATTTTATGAAAGCATACTGCTGACAGTCCGTATTCGCATGATCCATAGGATGCTTCGAAGTGCTTCCATATGGTCTGCTATTCCAGACGCTGAGCTTCGAGGACTTGCGGAGATCACGCTGATCCGAAAAGTCACAAAAAGCGATTTATTAGTCGCAAAGGGCTCCCTTGTGGATCAATTTTTCATGATTACCAAGGGGAGAGTAGAAATCCATGGCAGTAAAAAGCAGAAATCGTTTCTTCGTGAGGGAGACTTTTTTGGGGAGACGGGGCTACTAACAGATACGAGCTCCGAGGTTGAAATTGTTGCTTCGGAGGACAGCGAGTTACTCGTCATGGGCAAGAGTGAATTCCAATATGTTCTGAATTACTATGCTCCGGTTCGGAAGCAGTTTTTGGAAATCGTTCGTATTCGAACACCTCACCTTTTATCTAAGGTGGCGCTAGAGTATCGAGATGAGATTATTGAAGAAGAACAGAAGCCTGTCCCGCCAAAGGCCAAGGAACGTTGGGTTGATATTCTCCTTTGGCTTGGGGGAGGCTTCGTTGTGCTGTCTATAATTGCTCTGTTCCTGCAGAGCAATTGGCTGAACATCGCCGCTCTGATTGTCGGAGGCATCGTAGGTCCGGTCACATTCGTCTCCTTCATAAGAAGCCATCAGCTGTTGGGCTTTAGCCAAGCCCGGCTAGGCTTAGTCTTCCTGTTATCAGCAATCATTGCAGTCCCTTTGGCTTGGTTCTTGGAGCGAATATGGCTTTTTGATGTTGGAGTCAGCCACTTTGACTTTGCGCATTTCCGGTTGCCATTGTCCGTATCGGTTATTGAGGAAAGTGCCAAGCTGCTCGTTTGCATCGCTTTAGTCCGTACGAAGCAAATGCATTTTCTTATGGATGCGGTCGTGTTCGGTGCGGCGGCTGGCATGGGGTTCGCTGCTATAGAGAGCGTCATCTACGGATGGTCGCATCTCGAAGGGGCATCATCAGTGGGCATGTTTTCAGTGCTATGGATAAGAGCTTTGTTGTCGCCTTTTGGTCACGGTACTTGGACGGCCATCGCGGCGGCGGCTATTTGGTTCGGAACCTCGGCGAGTAGGTCGAAGGGCTTGAATAAGGCGAGCTCCTGGTCGAAAGTATGGCGTGCGGCTGCGTTACTTACCCTTGTTATCCTGCTACATGCGATGTGGGATTTCCGATTTACGAACGGGTTGGCGAAAATGGGGATGATGGTATCCGTCGGTATTGTCGGGTTAACCTTGTTGTACTTCCTCATTCGGGCTGGAAGACGGGAGGAGCTTCACGCACTTACGACCTTGAATCCTTACGTCCAAGAGTCTCTGCGTTTTATCGATCCGGAAGAGAAGGCCGCAGACGAGCTGCGCTGCGATAGCTGCGGCACTGTGTCTCCCAAGGAAACGCGCTATTGCGCCCGATGTGGTCACGCTTTGCGAATGAAGTAA
- a CDS encoding ATP-binding cassette domain-containing protein: MQYAYGKKIEPNNGDLAVEARGLVKVFGDNRAVDGVDLNVKAGTIYGVLGPNGAGKTTAIRMLATLLRPDAGSARIFGHDVSKEAQIVRQLIGVTGQYASVDESLSATENLIIFSRLLGLGRTEARRKSEDLLEEFGLTEAAKRPLKNFSGGMRRRLDLAASLIAQPPLIFLDEPTTGLDPRTRAQMWDTIRRLVKTGSTVLLTTQYLDEADQLADRIAVIDRGRVVAEGTVDELKASVGTSSLHLKVKNTLAIEKARKTVEQVLRVQANVSAEAGKITAPMENADRVTDLLIALRDAGIQLSEISVQKPTLDEVFLTITGHGVKEDASDESNKVEVASL; the protein is encoded by the coding sequence ATGCAATATGCATATGGAAAGAAGATAGAACCAAACAATGGAGATTTGGCTGTCGAGGCACGCGGACTCGTTAAGGTTTTTGGCGACAATCGTGCAGTGGATGGCGTAGATTTGAACGTGAAAGCAGGTACGATCTATGGCGTGCTTGGTCCGAATGGTGCAGGTAAGACTACTGCAATTAGAATGTTAGCAACCTTACTTCGACCGGATGCAGGTTCGGCTCGAATCTTCGGACACGATGTGTCGAAGGAGGCGCAAATTGTCCGTCAATTGATCGGAGTGACTGGTCAGTATGCATCAGTTGACGAGTCACTTAGCGCTACTGAGAACCTGATCATTTTCTCACGGTTACTGGGGCTGGGGCGCACTGAGGCGCGACGTAAGTCAGAGGACCTGCTTGAAGAATTTGGTTTGACGGAGGCTGCAAAGCGGCCGCTCAAAAATTTCTCCGGAGGCATGCGCCGCCGGCTGGATCTGGCTGCTAGTCTCATTGCACAGCCCCCGCTGATCTTCCTTGACGAACCGACTACCGGATTAGATCCACGTACACGCGCACAAATGTGGGATACGATTCGTCGGTTGGTTAAGACAGGGTCAACCGTTTTGCTAACAACGCAATATCTTGATGAGGCAGATCAATTAGCTGACCGGATCGCGGTTATCGATCGTGGCCGAGTAGTCGCAGAAGGTACCGTAGATGAGTTAAAGGCATCAGTCGGAACCTCATCTTTGCATTTGAAAGTCAAAAATACATTGGCCATCGAGAAAGCACGTAAAACTGTTGAGCAGGTGCTTAGAGTCCAGGCAAATGTGTCTGCGGAAGCCGGAAAAATAACTGCGCCTATGGAGAACGCTGACAGGGTTACCGATCTGCTTATCGCTCTCCGCGATGCAGGCATTCAATTATCCGAGATAAGCGTGCAAAAACCGACTCTCGATGAGGTGTTTTTAACGATTACTGGTCACGGCGTTAAAGAGGATGCGTCCGATGAATCAAATAAAGTGGAGGTGGCAAGTTTATGA
- a CDS encoding RICIN domain-containing protein has translation MKKKQSLKKLLTLIFSMVIILSAVLLPVGSKNIASANNAINVNIDMGNVIKDIDPMAYGLNATGLFIPSFTANEDYLENVKYLGGNGLIRMHSWSMVDNGLSVASWVNSDMSWNAAKIATTLAPVSGRYNIMINIPLGPDGALGSSNFEAWKTNFANWAAELVEIVNINNHFGVKYWEVPNEQEITFNNTGLNSSQMAQLLTAASRAMKAIDPTIKFGGPATADIEQNYNLLLDTVRNSYNDIDFLSFHTYSGSGIDPSRMQTDSGAYDHAMRQGQATKQFREDLDALNLGKYIPIYLDEYNISWDHDERMHGNKENVYDALIVAGLIGGSADIVNFWHAEGSYMGLMNDQNQLYSNSSMHYLFNRYFEGQVVSAQSADDTKIVAYATKDTNRKSLLIINRTASEQTVKPNLTGWAPDNLDMYQFAGSGSTGPTFINWASVSAAGITVPDNSVTILTAGSSPNMISGIKYKLTAKISGKALSIDGASTADGANVSQDAFNSAAAQKWFIEDAGDDSYKIINANSGKYLSVDASGQNVVQQVYSAGLFSR, from the coding sequence ATGAAAAAAAAACAATCTTTAAAAAAACTTCTGACTTTAATCTTTAGTATGGTCATTATTCTGTCCGCTGTTCTTTTACCTGTAGGTAGTAAGAATATTGCTTCTGCCAATAATGCGATAAATGTAAACATAGATATGGGTAATGTGATAAAGGATATCGATCCTATGGCATATGGTTTGAATGCAACAGGGTTATTCATTCCGAGTTTTACTGCAAATGAGGACTATCTGGAAAATGTAAAATATTTAGGCGGGAATGGTCTTATAAGAATGCACAGCTGGAGCATGGTTGACAATGGCTTAAGCGTTGCCAGTTGGGTGAACAGTGATATGTCATGGAATGCTGCCAAAATTGCAACTACACTTGCACCGGTATCCGGCAGGTATAATATCATGATTAACATTCCTTTGGGACCAGACGGAGCACTAGGTTCGAGCAACTTTGAAGCATGGAAAACCAATTTTGCAAATTGGGCTGCCGAGTTGGTGGAAATAGTTAATATTAATAACCATTTTGGAGTCAAGTATTGGGAGGTCCCGAACGAGCAGGAAATCACATTCAATAATACCGGTCTGAATTCAAGTCAAATGGCTCAACTTCTTACAGCGGCTTCACGTGCGATGAAAGCAATAGATCCAACAATTAAATTTGGCGGCCCGGCTACGGCTGATATAGAACAGAACTATAATCTCCTTTTGGATACAGTCAGGAATTCCTATAATGATATTGATTTTCTGTCATTCCATACTTATTCAGGCAGTGGAATAGATCCGAGTAGGATGCAGACGGATTCAGGCGCGTATGACCATGCAATGAGACAAGGGCAAGCTACAAAACAATTTAGAGAAGATCTTGATGCATTAAATTTGGGTAAGTATATTCCGATCTATTTGGATGAGTATAATATCAGTTGGGATCATGATGAAAGAATGCATGGCAACAAAGAAAATGTTTATGATGCGTTAATCGTCGCTGGTTTGATTGGCGGAAGCGCGGATATCGTAAATTTCTGGCATGCCGAAGGTTCATACATGGGATTAATGAACGATCAAAATCAACTATACTCCAATTCCAGTATGCACTATCTTTTCAACAGATACTTTGAAGGACAGGTTGTATCTGCACAATCGGCAGATGACACCAAGATTGTTGCTTATGCAACAAAAGATACAAACCGTAAATCATTGCTGATCATTAATCGTACAGCATCAGAGCAAACCGTTAAACCCAATCTGACAGGATGGGCACCTGATAATCTGGATATGTATCAATTCGCAGGTAGCGGAAGTACTGGCCCGACCTTCATTAATTGGGCATCAGTTAGTGCTGCTGGTATTACTGTACCTGATAACTCGGTTACGATATTGACGGCTGGTTCATCACCCAATATGATATCCGGGATAAAGTATAAGCTTACTGCAAAGATAAGTGGGAAGGCTCTAAGTATTGATGGGGCAAGTACTGCTGACGGAGCGAATGTAAGTCAAGATGCATTTAATTCTGCTGCTGCGCAGAAATGGTTTATCGAAGACGCAGGAGACGATTCCTATAAAATCATCAATGCTAATAGCGGTAAGTATCTTAGTGTCGATGCTTCCGGGCAGAATGTGGTTCAGCAGGTTTATTCAGCAGGTTTATTCAGCAGGTGA
- a CDS encoding ABC transporter permease has protein sequence MSNASIKARANRQLKNHTSFGQTLRNSLTMAYRGLLKIRRTPEQLFDVTLQPIIFTLMFTYIFGGAISGDIASYLPVIIPGILVQTVITASMVTGVQLREDMDKGVFDRFKSLPIARIAPLAGALLADTVRYSIATTLTFTMGYIMGYRPDGGLGNVAIAAVLVICCAWAISWIFAFFGVIARTASSVQGISMLVLFPLTFLSNAFVPVDTMPNWLQWFVKINPVSHLVTAVRELANNGTVGWDLGITLIGAAVIVAIFAPITVRAYMRRT, from the coding sequence ATGAGTAACGCTTCAATTAAGGCGAGAGCTAATCGTCAATTAAAAAATCATACGAGCTTCGGTCAGACCCTACGCAACTCATTGACGATGGCTTATCGTGGTTTGCTGAAAATTCGGCGTACGCCCGAGCAATTGTTTGACGTAACACTCCAGCCGATCATTTTTACACTTATGTTTACCTACATTTTCGGTGGTGCTATTTCCGGTGACATAGCAAGCTATTTACCTGTCATCATTCCCGGCATACTCGTGCAAACCGTAATCACGGCCTCAATGGTAACTGGAGTTCAGTTGCGTGAGGATATGGATAAAGGTGTATTTGACCGATTCAAGTCACTGCCTATCGCACGAATAGCTCCTTTGGCTGGAGCGCTGCTGGCTGATACAGTTAGGTATTCCATTGCAACCACGCTTACTTTTACGATGGGATATATTATGGGTTACCGGCCTGACGGAGGCTTGGGTAACGTCGCTATCGCTGCTGTTCTCGTTATTTGTTGTGCTTGGGCTATCAGTTGGATTTTCGCCTTCTTCGGCGTCATTGCTCGTACGGCTTCAAGTGTACAGGGGATATCGATGCTTGTATTATTTCCTCTTACGTTTCTTTCTAACGCTTTCGTGCCGGTCGATACAATGCCTAATTGGCTTCAATGGTTTGTTAAAATAAATCCGGTATCGCATCTCGTTACTGCCGTGCGAGAGCTAGCCAACAATGGAACTGTAGGCTGGGATCTCGGGATAACCCTCATTGGCGCTGCTGTCATTGTAGCAATCTTTGCACCTATCACAGTACGTGCTTATATGCGCCGCACATAG
- a CDS encoding iron chaperone has protein sequence MASESIDEYISQFPPEVQELLQTLRKVIQESAPDAQEKISYQMPTFVLHGNLVHYAAYKNHIGFYPAPSGIHAFQRELAKYKAAKGSVQFPLTEPLPYELVRKIVKVRVAENIEKAKAKAESKGKLKKQQ, from the coding sequence ATGGCTTCTGAATCAATTGATGAATATATATCGCAATTTCCTCCGGAGGTTCAAGAATTGCTGCAAACGTTAAGAAAAGTAATACAAGAATCGGCACCAGATGCACAGGAGAAAATAAGCTATCAAATGCCTACTTTCGTGCTTCACGGCAACCTGGTGCATTATGCTGCTTACAAAAACCACATCGGATTTTATCCAGCTCCAAGTGGAATTCATGCGTTTCAACGGGAATTAGCAAAATACAAAGCGGCTAAGGGGTCTGTACAATTTCCTCTGACAGAGCCATTACCTTATGAATTAGTAAGAAAGATAGTTAAGGTTAGAGTTGCTGAAAATATTGAGAAAGCAAAGGCAAAAGCAGAATCAAAAGGAAAATTGAAAAAGCAACAATGA
- a CDS encoding GNAT family N-acetyltransferase — MNIEAVFERLPLLASDNWVLKKIEASHFEELFEIYSNNRVFEYCGITPKHNKDTVKNMIGHFERDFNKRTKVKWGIFANNESDRLVGIIEAFDFNQKVNMVTVGYFLEESYWGKGIATEAVKIMLDFLFMDVNVNRIQAEVMPLNEASKRVLLKNSFIKEGMLRQAALWSGKGVVDLEIYSILKEDYIKKYDK, encoded by the coding sequence ATGAATATTGAAGCTGTATTTGAGAGGCTTCCCCTTCTAGCATCTGATAATTGGGTATTGAAGAAGATCGAAGCGAGTCACTTTGAAGAGCTTTTTGAGATTTATAGTAATAATCGCGTATTTGAATATTGTGGCATTACACCCAAGCATAATAAAGATACTGTGAAGAATATGATTGGTCATTTTGAGCGGGATTTTAACAAAAGAACGAAAGTAAAGTGGGGGATTTTCGCCAATAATGAAAGTGATAGATTAGTGGGAATTATTGAAGCCTTCGATTTTAATCAGAAGGTGAATATGGTGACAGTGGGCTATTTTCTGGAGGAATCGTATTGGGGCAAAGGAATAGCGACTGAAGCGGTGAAAATAATGTTGGATTTCTTGTTTATGGATGTTAATGTAAACAGAATTCAGGCTGAAGTCATGCCTTTAAACGAGGCTTCTAAGAGGGTATTATTGAAGAATAGCTTCATTAAGGAAGGGATGTTAAGACAAGCCGCATTATGGTCTGGCAAAGGCGTTGTCGATTTAGAAATATATAGTATTTTGAAAGAGGATTATATAAAAAAATACGACAAATAA